One window of Perca flavescens isolate YP-PL-M2 chromosome 6, PFLA_1.0, whole genome shotgun sequence genomic DNA carries:
- the washc5 gene encoding WASH complex subunit 5, protein MVDFLAENNLCGQAILRIVSRGNAIIAELLRLSDFIPAVFRLKDKSEQQKYGDIICDFSYFKGPEYYEGKLEAKPELQDLDEEFRENNIEILSRFYLAFESVHKYIVDLNRYLDDLNEGVYIQQTLETVLLNEDGKQLLCEALYLYGVMLLVIDQKIEGEVRERMLVSYYRYSAARSSADSNLDDICKLLRSTGYSSQPGAKRPANYPESYFQRVPISASFISMVHGRLRSDDIYNQVSAYPLPEHRSTALANQAAMLYVCLYFSPSILHTQQAKMREIVDKYFPDNWVISIYMGITVNLVEAWEPYKAAKTALNYTLDSANIKEQATRYAARTESLRPQVQQLLKEGFLREEIILDNIPKLLNCLRDCNVAIRWLMLHSAESAYDPNNKRLRQIKDQVLSDSKYNPKILFQLLLDTAQFEFTLKEMFKQMLSEKQIKWESFKKEGSERMTELAEVFSGVKPLTRVEKNENLQAWFREISKQIESLNYEDSTAAGRKTVQLIQALVEVQEFHQLESNLQVCQFLADTRKFLHQMIRTINIKEEVLITMQIVGDLSYAWQIIDSFTLMMQESIRVNPSMVTKLRATFLKLASALDLPLLRINQANSADLLSVSQFYSGELVAYVRKVLQIIPESMFTSLAKIIKLQIHDIMEVPTRLDKDKLKDYSQLGARYEVAKLTHDISIFTEGILMMKTTLVGIIKVDPKQLLEDGIRKELVKRVAYALHKGLIFNPKAKPSELMPKLKEMAATMDGFYRSFEYIQDYVSIYGLKIWQEEVSRIINYNVEQECNSFLRAKIQDWQSVHQSTHIPIPKFPSVDESATFIGRLCREILRITDPKVTCYIDQLNTWYDLRSHQEVTNNRLFSEIQNTLGTFGLNGLDRLLCFMIVKELQNFLILIQRTILKDKAVVDVFKAMLGAVNPVQGIVGNASKVYANAVAKTQKMWGAYLEAIMKVGQMQILRQQIANELNYSCKFDSKHLGAALENINKSLLADIEAHYQDPSLPYPKEDNPLLYDITAYLEAAGIHNPLNKIYITTKRLPYFPIINFLFIIAQLPKLQYNKNQGMTCRKATDPVDWPPLVLGMLTLLKQFHSRYTQQFLALIGQFIRSIMEQCTSQKIPDMPSDVVGALMFLEDYVKFTKLSRKVAEAHVPSFIFDEFRTIM, encoded by the exons ATGGTGGACTTCCTGGCGGAGAACAACCTGTGTGGCCAGGCCATCCTCAGGATAGTTTCTAGAGGAAATGCCATCATTGCAGAGCTCTTGCGCCTCTCTGACTTCATCCCTGCAGTTTTCAGGCTCAAGGACAAAAGCGAGCAGCAGAAATACGGAGACATTATTTGTGACTTCAGCTACTTTAAG GGTCCTGAGTATTACGAGGGGAAGCTGGAAGCCAAACCTGAGCTCCAAGACTTGGATGAAGAGTTTCGAGAGAACAACATTGAGATTCTGTCGAGGTTCTATCTGGCATTTGAGAGTGTCCACAAATATATAGTGGATCTTAACAG aTATTTGGATGACCTAAATGAGGGTGTTTATATTCAGCAGACTCTGGAGACAGTGCTTCTAAATGAGGATGGGAAACAGCTTTTA TGCGAGGCTCTCTACCTTTATGGAGTCATGTTGCTGGTTATTGACCAAAAGATTGAAGGGGAGGTCAGAGAGAGGATGCTGGTTTCCTACTATAGATACAG TGCTGCCCGTTCGTCAGCCGACTCCAACCTGGATGACATCTGCAAGCTCCTGCGCAGTACGGGCTACTCCAGTCAGCCAGGAGCCAAACGGCCAGCCAACTACCCAGAGAGCTACTTCCAGAGAGTTCCCATCAGTGCCTCCTTTATCAGTATGGTTCATGGCAGGCTGCGCTCGGACGACATATACAACCAA GTGTCTGCGTACCCTCTACCAGAGCATCGTAGCACAGCGCTGGCTAACCAGGCAGCCATGCTGTATGTCTGCCTCTACTTCAGCCCTTCTATACTGCACACCCAGCAGGCCAAGATGAGGGAGATAGTGGACAAGTACTTCCCTGACAACTGG gTTATCAGTATCTACATGGGGATTACTGTGAACCTGGTGGAGGCCTGGGAACCATACAAAGCTGCCAAGACTGCGCTCAACTACACCCTTGACTCTGCTAACATCAAAGAGCAg GCCACGCGATACGCAGCTAGAACGGAGAGCCTGAGGCCTCAGGTGCAGCAGCTGCTAAAAGAAGGTTTCCTCAGGGAGGAGATCATCCTGGACAACATTCCCAAACTACTCAACTGTCTGAGGGACTGCAATGTTGCTATCCGCTGGCTGATGCTGCACTCCGCAGAGTCAG CCTACGATCCAAACAACAAGCGACTGCGTCAGATCAAAGACCAAGTTCTCAGCGACTCCAAGTACAACCCCAAGATCCTGTTCCAGCTGCTGCTAGACACTGCTCAGTTTGAGTTCACACTCAAAGAG ATGTTCAAGCAGATGCTGTCAGAGAAGCAGATCAAATGGGAGAGCTTTAAGAAGGAGGGATCAGAGAGAATGACTGAGTTGGCCGAAGTCTTCTCTGGCGTCAAACCTCTTACCAGGGTGGAGAAAAATG AGAACTTACAGGCCTGGTTCCGAGAAATCTCAAAGCAGATTGAGTCTTTGAACTATGAGGACTCCACAGCTGCTGGGAGGAAGACAGTTCAGCTCATACAGGCTCTTGTTGAG GTCCAGGAGTTTCACCAGTTGGAGTCTAACCTACAGGTCTGCCAGTTCCTGGCTGACACCAGGAAGTTTCTGCACCAAATGATCCGCACCATCAACATCAAAGAAGAAGTCCTCATTACTATGCAGATAGTTGGAGACCTGTCGTACGCGTGGCAGATAATTGACAG CTTCACATTAATGATGCAGGAGAGCATCCGAGTCAACCCATCCATGGTCACCAAACTGAGAGCTACATTTCTGAAG ctgGCATCTGCGTTGGACCTTCCGTTGCTGCGAATCAACCAGGCCAACAGCGCGGACCTGCTGAGTGTTTCACAGTTCTACTCTGGAGAGTTGGTGGCTTATGTCAGAAAG GTGCTGCAGATCATCCCAGAGAGTATGTTCACCTCTCTGGCCAAGATCATCAAGCTTCAGATCCATGACATCATGGAGGTGCCCACGCGGCTAGATAAGGACAAGCTAAAGGACTACTCCCAGCTCGGGGCTCGCTATGAA GTGGCTAAGCTCACCCATGACATCTCCATTTTCACTGAGGGGATCCTGATGATGAAGACCACTCTTGTTGGGATCATTAAG GTGGATCCTAAGCAGCTTCTGGAGGATGGCATCAGGAAGGAGCTGGTGAAGAGGGTGGCTTATGCTCTGCACAAGGGATTGATCTTCAACCCCAAGGCTAAG CCTAGTGAGCTGATGCCCAAGTTGAAGGAGATGGCGGCCACCATGGATGGGTTCTACAGGTCGTTTGAGTACATCCAGGACTACGTCAGCATTTACGGCCTTAAAATCTGGCAGGAGGAGGTGTCCCGTATCATCAACTACAATGTGGAACAGGAATGCAACAGCTTCCTCAGGGCCAAG ATCCAGGACTGGCAGAGTGTGCACCAGTCCACCCACATCCCCATCCCAAAGTTTCCCTCAGTGGATGAGTCTGCCACCTTCATCGGGCGTCTCTGCAGAGAGATCCTCCGGATCACTGATCCCAA GGTAACGTGCTACATCGACCAGTTAAACACCTGGTACGACCTGAGGAGCCACCAGGAGGTTACCAACAACAGGCTGTTCTCTGAGATCCAGAACACCCTGGGTACATTTGGCCTCAATGGACTAGACCGCCTGCTCTGCTTCATGATTGTCAAGGAACTTCAG AACTTCCTGATATTGATTCAGAGGACCATCCTGAAGGACAAAGCTGTGGTGGATGTTTTCAAAGCCATGCTCGGGGCTGTCAACCCAGTCCAGGGTATTGTGG GTAATGCCAGCAAAGTGTATGCGAATGCTGTGGCCAAAACCCAGAAGATGTGGGGTGCATACCTGGAGGCCATCATGAAG GTTGGTCAGATGCAGATTCTCAGACAGCAGATTGCTAATGAGCTGAACTACTCCTGCAAGTTTGACTCCAAACACCTGGGTGCTGCCCTGGAAAACATCAACAA GTCTCTGCTGGCAGACATTGAAGCTCACTACCAGGATCCATCCCTACCCTACCCTAAAGAGGACAACCCTCTTTTGTATGATATCACTGCCTACCTGGAGGCTGCCGGCATTCACAACCCACTCAACAAG ATCTACATCACCACAAAGCGCCTACCTTACTTCCCCATCATCAACTTCCTGTTTATTATTGCTCAGCTGCCCAAACTTCAGTACAACAAAAACCaag gAATGACCTGCAGGAAAGCCACAGATCCAGTTGACTGGCCTCCACTAGTGCTTGGCATGCTCACCCTGCTCAAGCAGTTTCACTCAAGATACACACAACAGTTCTTGGCTCTCATTGGTCAGTTCATCCGCTCTATCATGGAGCAGTGCACAAG TCAGAAGATCCCTGACATGCCTTCTGATGTGGTGGGAGCTCTGATGTTCCTGGAAGACTATGTGAAGTTCACAAAACTATCACGCAAG GTGGCAGAAGCCCATGTGCCCAGTTTCATTTTTGATGAGTTCAGAACAATAATGTGA
- the nsmce2 gene encoding E3 SUMO-protein ligase NSE2 isoform X1, giving the protein MSLSAVHGTLSSLRSCQTDIGTGMDIVSDVAMDLVETQGQDGEVNPGIKEMEAMILECAKLDREINYFVDIVQQVTAENTTQQPEAMFSLSAKVKEKFTEKINGLSDADLQNHQKVVAFKDIIKNSLNQANQESAENTEELDEDIAVTQSQVNFTCPLTQVEMVNPMKNKNCNHHYDEAAILGLIKAKHSQKKKCRCPVVGCGNTDVKQSDLIQDAMLRRKIQSQKRNGNRT; this is encoded by the exons ATGTCTCTTAGCGCTGTTCACGGAACACTGTCGAGCCTGCGGTCATGTCAGACAGACATCGGAACGGGAATGGACATAGTGTCAGATGTGGCTATGGACCTGGTGGAAACCCAGGGTCAGG ATGGAGAGGTGAACCCTGGCATCAAAGAGATGGAAGCCATGATCCTGGAGTGTGCCAAGCTGGACAGAGAGATTAACTACTTTGTTGACATTGTGCAACAAGTCACAGCAGAG AATACCACGCAGCAGCCAGAGGCCATGTTCAGCCTGTCTGCCAAAGTGAAGGAGAAGTTCACAGAGAAAATAAACGGGCTCTCTGACGCTGATCTGCAGAATCACCAGAAAGTAGTGGCCTTCAAGGACATCATCAAGAACTCTCTCAACCAAG cCAACCAAGAGTCAGCAGAGAACACGGAGGAGCTCGATGAAGACATTGCAGTTACACAGAGCCAAGTCAACTTCACCTGCCCACTCACACAG GTGGAAATGGTGAACCCGATGAAGAATAAGAATTGTAACCACCACTATGATGAAGCAGCCATACTGGGCCTGATCAAAGCGAAACACAGCCAGAAAAAGAAATGCCG CTGTCCTGTGGTGGGCTGTGGCAATACAGATGTGAAACAGTCAGATCTGATTCAGGACGCAATGCTGAGAAGAAAGATCCAGAGCCAAAAGAGAAACGGCAACCGGacataa
- the nsmce2 gene encoding E3 SUMO-protein ligase NSE2 isoform X2: protein MNLLNHLCYPNPNLNLSQIRPSAFGTLNYGEVNPGIKEMEAMILECAKLDREINYFVDIVQQVTAENTTQQPEAMFSLSAKVKEKFTEKINGLSDADLQNHQKVVAFKDIIKNSLNQANQESAENTEELDEDIAVTQSQVNFTCPLTQVEMVNPMKNKNCNHHYDEAAILGLIKAKHSQKKKCRCPVVGCGNTDVKQSDLIQDAMLRRKIQSQKRNGNRT from the exons ATGAATctgctaaaccacctgtgctaccctaaccctaaccttaacctgtCTCAGATAAGACCCTCCgcatttgggacactaaact ATGGAGAGGTGAACCCTGGCATCAAAGAGATGGAAGCCATGATCCTGGAGTGTGCCAAGCTGGACAGAGAGATTAACTACTTTGTTGACATTGTGCAACAAGTCACAGCAGAG AATACCACGCAGCAGCCAGAGGCCATGTTCAGCCTGTCTGCCAAAGTGAAGGAGAAGTTCACAGAGAAAATAAACGGGCTCTCTGACGCTGATCTGCAGAATCACCAGAAAGTAGTGGCCTTCAAGGACATCATCAAGAACTCTCTCAACCAAG cCAACCAAGAGTCAGCAGAGAACACGGAGGAGCTCGATGAAGACATTGCAGTTACACAGAGCCAAGTCAACTTCACCTGCCCACTCACACAG GTGGAAATGGTGAACCCGATGAAGAATAAGAATTGTAACCACCACTATGATGAAGCAGCCATACTGGGCCTGATCAAAGCGAAACACAGCCAGAAAAAGAAATGCCG CTGTCCTGTGGTGGGCTGTGGCAATACAGATGTGAAACAGTCAGATCTGATTCAGGACGCAATGCTGAGAAGAAAGATCCAGAGCCAAAAGAGAAACGGCAACCGGacataa
- the lratd2b gene encoding protein FAM84B, with protein MGNQVEKLTHLNYAEVPTADPNGFDPDDDGPRIGVSYIFSNNDDDDEQDEHLDRFSSDKQRVANHEEKPYDPEDELECAIYYREECVYETNRGAAAHSAESLLNKCRPGDLLQFVATGQYPHWAVYVGDFQVVHLHRAEIKNNFLTDVSQGKKGRIVNGLYRYRALPPEVIVRNALDHVGSRDRELYWRNSECFAAWCRFGKREFKIGGEIRIGKQPYKLKLLFSEKKSHVLEFQSLEDVIMEKRRNDQIGKDAVTQELANHLNATNEIKEEHFVN; from the coding sequence ATGGGGAACCAGGTGGAGAAACTTACGCATTTAAATTACGCAGAGGTGCCAACGGCGGACCCGAATGGGTTCGACCCGGACGACGACGGACCGCGGATCGGCGTCTCTTACATTTTCTCCAAcaacgacgacgacgacgagcAGGACGAACATTTGGACCGCTTTTCGTCGGACAAGCAACGCGTGGCGAACCATGAGGAGAAGCCCTACGACCCCGAGGACGAGCTCGAGTGTGCGATTTACTACCGAGAGGAGTGCGTCTACGAGACAAACCGCGGAGCCGCGGCTCACTCTGCGGAAAGTCTCCTGAACAAGTGCAGACCGGGAGACCTGCTGCAGTTTGTGGCAACTGGACAGTATCCTCACTGGGCTGTCTACGTCGGGGACTTCCAGGTGGTTCATTTGCACAGGGCTGAGATAAAGAACAACTTTCTCACCGATGTGAGCCAGGGCAAAAAAGGCAGGATAGTGAACGGCCTCTACAGGTACCGTGCGCTCCCGCCGGAGGTGATCGTGCGCAACGCCCTGGACCACGTTGGCtcgagagacagagagctgtACTGGAGAAACTCTGAGTGCTTTGCTGCCTGGTGCCGCTTTGGCAAACGGGAGTTTAAAATCGGAGGGGAGATAAGGATAGGAAAGCAGCCGTACAAGTTAAAATTACTCTTTTCAGAAAAGAAGAGTCACGTCCTGGAGTTTCAGAGCCTGGAGGACGTGATCATGGAAAAAAGGAGGAACGATCAGATCGGCAAAGATGCTGTGACGCAAGAGCTGGCCAACCACCTGAACGCAACAAATGAAATCAAAGAGGAGCATTTCGTCAACTGA